One segment of Luteolibacter rhizosphaerae DNA contains the following:
- a CDS encoding Smr/MutS family protein, producing MDEDAHRIPITPELDLHGFRPSEIGELLPEYFAECLREGIRGVRVIHGKGTGALRESVHSLLRRLPEVQEFHYPASQGNWGATWVILKPHAPESTTDPTAG from the coding sequence ATGGACGAAGATGCCCACCGAATCCCTATCACCCCGGAGCTGGACCTCCACGGCTTCCGCCCCTCGGAGATCGGCGAGCTACTGCCGGAATACTTCGCCGAGTGCCTGCGCGAGGGCATCCGCGGGGTGCGCGTGATCCACGGCAAGGGTACCGGAGCCCTGCGGGAAAGCGTACATTCCCTGCTGCGGCGCCTGCCGGAGGTTCAGGAATTCCACTACCCGGCTTCCCAAGGGAACTGGGGTGCCACTTGGGTCATCCTCAAGCCGCACGCGCCAGAATCCACAACAGATCCGACAGCCGGTTGA
- a CDS encoding RNA polymerase sigma factor: MPPDVVSLTRGLTRCDEAAWREFHVHYFPLLKSMALARGIPDCEASEIVQRVYLRVLRHAKVFHHGSDFEAWLSCLTRCEAVDKLRSNHRRTWLGERFQQWQELRRPIPDEGDDRLESAMLSLEEEDRRLLTRHYVDGWSQDELAAEQQISTKALESKLARLRRRLRGLIENPDTC; encoded by the coding sequence ATGCCCCCGGATGTGGTCAGCCTGACCCGCGGATTGACACGCTGCGATGAAGCCGCGTGGCGGGAGTTCCACGTCCATTACTTCCCGCTTCTCAAATCCATGGCACTGGCACGCGGCATTCCCGATTGCGAGGCGAGCGAGATCGTCCAGCGCGTCTACCTCCGGGTGCTCCGGCATGCGAAGGTCTTTCACCATGGCTCCGACTTCGAAGCATGGCTCTCCTGTCTCACCCGCTGCGAGGCGGTCGACAAACTCCGCAGCAATCACCGCCGCACATGGCTGGGTGAGCGCTTCCAGCAGTGGCAGGAACTTCGCCGCCCCATCCCCGACGAGGGCGACGATCGGCTCGAATCCGCAATGCTTTCGCTGGAAGAAGAGGACCGTCGCCTCCTGACCCGTCATTATGTCGATGGCTGGTCCCAAGACGAACTGGCCGCCGAGCAACAGATCTCCACCAAGGCCCTTGAATCCAAACTCGCCCGGCTCCGCCGTCGCCTGCGCGGACTGATCGAGAACCCCGATACTTGCTGA
- a CDS encoding cob(I)yrinic acid a,c-diamide adenosyltransferase, translating into MSIITGRGDEGETDLLFGKRIAKTSLRVELLGTVDEVNAALGLARAAGAVPEVEEIIARLQEMLIGLMGQFACQAGDEERYVKAGFQAVGQEDFDWIVATAKDFEARGIVFKDWARPGADHSIARAGMDMARSIARRAERAALRLHESGEEVPELLRLFFNRLSDLLWILARAA; encoded by the coding sequence ATGAGCATCATCACCGGCCGGGGCGACGAGGGGGAGACGGACCTGCTATTCGGGAAAAGGATCGCGAAGACTTCCCTGCGGGTGGAGCTGCTGGGCACCGTGGATGAGGTGAATGCCGCGCTGGGGCTGGCCCGGGCGGCGGGAGCGGTACCGGAGGTGGAGGAGATTATCGCGCGTCTGCAGGAAATGCTGATCGGGCTGATGGGTCAATTCGCCTGCCAAGCGGGGGACGAGGAGCGCTATGTGAAGGCGGGCTTCCAAGCGGTGGGGCAGGAGGACTTCGACTGGATCGTGGCCACCGCGAAGGACTTCGAAGCGCGGGGTATCGTCTTCAAGGACTGGGCCCGGCCGGGCGCCGATCATTCGATCGCCCGGGCGGGGATGGACATGGCCCGTAGCATTGCGCGGCGGGCGGAGCGGGCGGCCCTGCGGCTGCACGAGAGCGGAGAGGAAGTGCCGGAACTGCTGCGGCTCTTCTTCAACCGGCTGTCGGATCTGTTGTGGATTCTGGCGCGTGCGGCTTGA
- a CDS encoding DUF1501 domain-containing protein: protein MSPYLQRESLHHVTRRRFLRDCPAGIGALWMASQGVSAGAGKLKIQHDPSAPLAPLLPSFAPKAKRVIYLHMDGAPSQLELFDYKPQLVRYNGKECPKEFLEGQRFAFIQGVPKMLGPQFEFKQYGQSGAWVSDRLPELAKHVDKLCFIKTMQTDQFNHGPAQLLLHTGNQNLGYPAMGSWLTWGLGTENQNLPGFMVLISGGRFPRAGASLWGSGFLPSVYQGVQCRSAGDPILNTTNPPGINRDIRRAALDTLAKLNAKSHQDFGDPETITRIAQYEMAYRMQVSVPEVMSIKDEPAHIHELYGTEPGKDSFANNCLLARRLAESGVRFIQLFDWGWDSHGSNASEALNDGFVKKCRDIDRPVAALLTDLEQRGMLEDTLVIWGGEFGRTPMQENRGGGDGNRFTGRDHNPNAFTIWMAGAGVRPGVTYGETDEMGYHVARDPVHLRDLHATMLHLFGFDHQRLSYPFQGLDQKLTGVKPAKLVKGILA, encoded by the coding sequence ATGTCACCCTACCTCCAGCGCGAATCGCTCCATCACGTCACGCGGCGGCGCTTCTTGCGCGATTGCCCCGCGGGGATCGGAGCCTTGTGGATGGCCAGCCAAGGGGTATCCGCAGGAGCGGGCAAGCTGAAGATTCAGCACGATCCCTCCGCCCCGCTCGCGCCCTTGCTGCCATCCTTCGCCCCGAAGGCGAAGCGGGTGATCTACTTGCACATGGATGGCGCGCCGAGCCAGCTCGAGCTCTTCGACTACAAGCCGCAGCTTGTGCGCTACAATGGCAAGGAGTGCCCGAAGGAGTTCTTGGAAGGCCAGCGCTTCGCCTTCATCCAAGGCGTGCCGAAGATGCTGGGTCCGCAGTTCGAATTCAAGCAATACGGCCAATCGGGCGCATGGGTCTCCGATCGCCTGCCCGAACTGGCGAAGCACGTGGACAAGCTCTGCTTCATCAAAACGATGCAGACGGACCAATTCAACCACGGTCCGGCACAACTTCTCCTCCATACTGGCAACCAGAATCTAGGCTATCCCGCGATGGGTTCATGGCTCACCTGGGGCCTCGGCACGGAGAACCAGAATCTGCCCGGGTTCATGGTCCTCATTTCCGGCGGGCGCTTTCCACGCGCGGGTGCCTCGCTCTGGGGCAGCGGTTTCCTTCCCTCCGTCTATCAGGGTGTGCAGTGCCGCTCGGCGGGCGACCCGATTCTCAACACGACCAACCCTCCAGGAATCAACCGTGATATCCGCCGTGCCGCGCTCGACACCCTGGCCAAGCTCAATGCGAAGTCCCACCAAGACTTCGGCGATCCCGAGACGATCACGCGAATTGCCCAGTATGAGATGGCCTACCGCATGCAGGTCTCGGTTCCGGAGGTGATGAGCATCAAGGACGAGCCCGCGCACATCCACGAACTTTACGGCACCGAACCGGGCAAAGACTCCTTCGCGAACAACTGCCTGCTCGCCCGCCGCCTCGCGGAGTCCGGCGTGCGCTTCATCCAGCTCTTCGACTGGGGCTGGGACTCGCATGGATCGAATGCTTCGGAGGCTCTCAACGACGGCTTCGTGAAGAAGTGCCGCGATATCGATCGCCCCGTTGCCGCCCTCCTCACCGACCTTGAACAGCGCGGCATGCTGGAGGACACGCTTGTCATCTGGGGCGGCGAGTTCGGCCGCACGCCCATGCAGGAGAACCGCGGCGGCGGCGATGGCAACCGCTTCACCGGCCGCGACCACAATCCGAACGCCTTCACCATCTGGATGGCCGGTGCCGGCGTGAGGCCGGGCGTCACCTACGGGGAGACGGATGAAATGGGCTATCACGTGGCACGCGATCCCGTCCACCTGCGCGACTTGCACGCTACCATGCTGCACCTTTTCGGCTTCGATCACCAGCGTCTCAGCTATCCCTTCCAAGGCCTCGACCAGAAGCTCACCGGTGTGAAACCGGCCAAGCTGGTGAAGGGCATCCTCGCCTGA
- the rnc gene encoding ribonuclease III, which produces MESLESRLGYKFRNSLLLAEAMTHPSLAYESQRPHFDNQRLEFLGDAVLQLILTEDLFKMFPDFPEGRLTKLRSQLVSRRALARFALTIDLGSYVLLGKGEEATGGRRRMSTLADGFEALIGAVYLDSGYTGARDLVLRLFQSEIEALAGSPEERNPKGELQECLQAISPQAPNYRILGESGPDHRKVFQAEVSWKGMILAVGKGKSKKEAEARAAGEALRARVWEKT; this is translated from the coding sequence ATGGAAAGTCTCGAGAGCCGCCTCGGATACAAATTTCGCAATTCGCTTCTCCTTGCTGAAGCGATGACCCATCCGAGTCTCGCCTACGAGTCCCAGCGCCCGCACTTCGATAACCAGCGGCTTGAATTTCTGGGCGATGCGGTGCTGCAACTGATCCTGACGGAAGATCTCTTCAAGATGTTCCCGGACTTCCCGGAAGGACGTCTGACCAAGCTGCGCTCGCAACTGGTGTCCCGCCGCGCCTTGGCCCGTTTCGCCCTGACCATCGATCTCGGCAGCTATGTCTTGCTGGGCAAGGGTGAGGAAGCAACCGGCGGTCGTCGGCGCATGTCCACGCTGGCGGATGGTTTTGAGGCGCTCATCGGCGCGGTCTATCTCGATAGCGGCTATACCGGGGCACGGGATCTGGTGCTGCGCTTGTTCCAGTCCGAGATTGAGGCGCTCGCGGGTAGCCCGGAAGAACGGAACCCGAAGGGCGAACTTCAGGAATGCTTGCAGGCCATTTCGCCGCAGGCCCCGAACTACCGCATCCTAGGCGAAAGCGGTCCCGATCACCGCAAGGTCTTCCAAGCCGAGGTTTCCTGGAAGGGAATGATCCTCGCGGTGGGCAAGGGCAAGAGCAAGAAGGAGGCCGAAGCCCGCGCCGCGGGCGAAGCGCTCCGGGCCCGCGTCTGGGAAAAGACCTGA
- a CDS encoding sugar phosphate isomerase/epimerase family protein: protein MKRRSLFTMVPAASALLALRSQGKTIAPEALTPAGFAISVQCWSLKEFTLWEAIEKSAAAGATAVEVFPGQKIGGDLGDAKLDPSLSDENITKLLAYAKDKGITPVNFGVTGISKDEAEARKTFEFAKKMGLYGVTTESLDALDTLEKLAKEYDIKVCFHNHPKPTSLWDPNKIWEAIKDRHANIGYCADLGHWATSGLDPLEVIKKVAPRVHSFHMKDREAIGKWTHDRPFGTGVIDNIAILDEVRKHGFAGNVTIEYEHNWKTNVPEIAQCVGYLRAYSKFKKA, encoded by the coding sequence ATGAAACGCCGCTCCCTCTTCACGATGGTCCCCGCCGCCTCCGCCTTGCTCGCGCTGCGCTCGCAGGGCAAGACGATCGCCCCGGAAGCTCTCACTCCCGCCGGTTTCGCGATCTCCGTGCAGTGCTGGTCGCTGAAGGAATTCACCCTCTGGGAAGCCATCGAGAAGTCCGCTGCCGCCGGTGCCACCGCGGTGGAAGTCTTCCCGGGCCAGAAGATCGGCGGCGATCTCGGCGATGCGAAGCTCGATCCCTCCCTCTCCGACGAGAACATCACCAAGCTCCTCGCCTACGCGAAGGACAAGGGCATCACCCCGGTGAACTTCGGCGTGACCGGCATCTCCAAGGATGAAGCCGAAGCCCGCAAGACCTTTGAATTCGCCAAGAAGATGGGCCTGTATGGTGTGACCACCGAATCGCTCGACGCCCTCGACACCCTGGAGAAGCTCGCGAAGGAATACGACATCAAGGTCTGCTTCCACAATCACCCGAAGCCTACCTCCCTCTGGGATCCCAACAAGATCTGGGAAGCGATCAAGGATCGTCACGCCAACATCGGCTACTGCGCCGATCTCGGCCACTGGGCCACCTCCGGCCTCGATCCGCTCGAAGTGATCAAGAAGGTCGCGCCGCGCGTGCACTCCTTCCACATGAAGGATCGCGAAGCGATCGGCAAGTGGACCCACGACCGTCCCTTCGGCACAGGTGTCATTGATAACATCGCGATCCTTGATGAGGTGCGGAAGCACGGCTTCGCCGGTAACGTGACGATCGAATACGAGCACAACTGGAAGACCAACGTGCCGGAGATCGCCCAATGCGTCGGCTACCTGCGCGCCTACTCCAAGTTCAAGAAAGCCTAA
- a CDS encoding 7-carboxy-7-deazaguanine synthase QueE, with the protein MLLSRLNDGPEIFFTLQGEGVSAGMPAVFVRSSLCNLHCQWCDTDHTWNFEGTPWKHEKDADPGYRKHKKSEVTIETPTTEIVRLVAMHPCRRVVLTGGEPLLQQEAWLEVITGLREIDPAYQFEVETNGTRKPTPEFRAAVNQFNVSPKLANSGMDAKLRLVPETLAGFVADPKAWFKFVAVEDADMDEILTFSREFSVPPERILVMPEGRTSTDLDRHAPAVAARCLLHGWRFCDRLHVRLWGDKRGV; encoded by the coding sequence ATGCTTCTTTCGCGCCTGAATGACGGCCCCGAGATCTTCTTCACCCTGCAGGGTGAAGGTGTATCCGCTGGCATGCCCGCCGTCTTCGTGCGTTCCTCCCTCTGCAATCTCCACTGCCAGTGGTGCGATACGGACCACACCTGGAACTTCGAAGGGACCCCGTGGAAGCACGAGAAGGATGCCGATCCGGGCTACAGGAAGCATAAGAAGTCCGAGGTCACGATCGAGACGCCCACCACGGAGATTGTCCGTCTGGTCGCCATGCACCCCTGCCGCCGCGTCGTCCTCACCGGCGGCGAACCGCTGCTCCAGCAGGAGGCGTGGCTGGAGGTGATTACCGGCCTGCGGGAGATCGATCCAGCCTACCAATTCGAGGTGGAGACCAACGGCACCCGCAAGCCGACCCCGGAATTCCGCGCCGCGGTGAACCAGTTCAATGTCTCCCCGAAGCTGGCGAACTCCGGGATGGACGCGAAGCTCCGGCTCGTCCCGGAAACCCTCGCCGGATTCGTCGCGGACCCGAAAGCCTGGTTCAAATTCGTGGCCGTTGAGGACGCCGACATGGACGAGATCCTCACCTTCTCCCGGGAGTTCTCGGTCCCGCCGGAGCGGATCTTGGTCATGCCGGAAGGCCGCACCAGCACGGATCTGGACCGCCACGCCCCGGCCGTGGCGGCACGCTGCCTGCTCCATGGCTGGCGCTTCTGCGACCGCCTCCACGTCCGCCTCTGGGGTGACAAGCGGGGCGTCTGA
- a CDS encoding OmpH family outer membrane protein → MPLSKDLLQRLSASVLIALAISNCREKPQPIAQPREAPPPVEAPTPTPRLKIATVDVQQVFKDYHRTAAYQKEQHAQVALIQSKANERLEVIRQLEADIRTLDKQLADPAIAPAKKQVLVEERRSKFQDGVALERERTEFMQSKHKALQENSAERARAFLDEIQVHIAEKAKEGGIDYVFDKSASGFIQTPFFIHTPEADDMTAEVIASLNRDAPRQEEAGLHKDTR, encoded by the coding sequence ATGCCGCTTTCCAAAGATCTTCTGCAGCGACTCTCCGCGTCCGTCCTGATCGCGCTCGCGATCAGCAATTGCCGGGAGAAACCGCAGCCGATCGCCCAGCCCCGGGAAGCTCCGCCACCGGTGGAGGCACCGACGCCAACTCCGCGTCTGAAGATCGCAACCGTGGACGTGCAGCAGGTCTTCAAAGACTACCATCGCACCGCTGCTTACCAGAAAGAACAGCACGCCCAAGTGGCGCTAATCCAGAGCAAGGCGAATGAGCGCCTTGAAGTCATTCGGCAACTCGAGGCCGACATCCGGACCCTCGACAAGCAACTTGCCGACCCGGCAATCGCCCCCGCCAAGAAACAGGTGCTCGTCGAAGAGCGTCGAAGCAAATTCCAGGATGGCGTGGCGCTCGAACGAGAGCGCACCGAGTTCATGCAAAGCAAGCACAAGGCTCTGCAGGAAAACTCCGCCGAACGCGCCCGGGCCTTCCTCGATGAGATCCAGGTCCACATCGCCGAGAAAGCAAAGGAGGGAGGCATCGACTACGTCTTCGATAAGTCCGCCTCCGGCTTCATTCAGACCCCCTTCTTCATTCACACCCCGGAGGCTGACGACATGACCGCCGAGGTCATCGCCAGCCTGAACCGCGACGCTCCACGCCAAGAGGAGGCTGGCCTTCACAAGGATACCCGATAG